The proteins below come from a single Plasmodium sp. gorilla clade G2 genome assembly, chromosome: 13 genomic window:
- a CDS encoding DNA replication licensing factor MCM6 has translation MSAIFNESELSGLDAHSAFGNNETSSFQKKKRRIDENSQMSVNDLVDDGEEEEDDDEDEEEPSYVQDQNMAKVFEKFLKTFSEKKSEEDEDDGDSIWKDSLNFDFPSNLEIAKDSHYVLLLFSILQNSYSRNKVLIVDMKHVLMWEPTDKNRFDIGSQLYMYIKRHFLRILDIFEKKVQLLAESINPIKTKEVGKICLRFYNKKNPIHSLRSLRCEMLGEMISVRGQVTRTSDVRPELTLAAFKCNECGNIINGVKQQFRYTQPSKCPSASCSNMSDWSLVLEQSYFVDWQKIRLQEIAQESPPGSMPRNMDVILRNDIVDSVHAGDRIIVTGCLIVVPDIPTLMKPGDVPRSVARQLLKKNENSLVSQGLTGIKGVGVQDLNHKLCIYACQIEKLNSSKKDNNFDEQTQVDINCEEILNCDDLKWLRDIATHPNTIDILAECIAPKIWGNLEIKKGALLMMTGGVQKITSNCKLRGDINMCIVGDPGTAKSEILKYVESFAPRAIFTSGKGSTAAGLTAAVHRDPDQGDTVLEAGALMYADQGICCIDEFDKMDEKDRVAIHEAMEQQTISITKAGIQATLNARASVLAACNPKYGRYDTLKTFAQNVNIPAPLLSRFDLFYTMLDCIDIDKDTSIANHLVSMHCGEEAEKHLRANAGRLDSVKLEIYLELSKRVKPLLTDEAKYKLIHYYVSFRNIEYSPGAQRSMRMTVRQLESLIRLSEAVAKLKFSHFVDVKHVEIACSIFKASMKKISNEKEINLDEEFDKVNNSLMGNKVSKLDQENENPEQNKKITTIKASEYQYISAIIFEIIKEYEFNNNNESITQDQLIETYLQVYAKAESSEQVDEWIYKLKKIINRLINQDIKLLSETNEDDPEKVIIRIHPNYAGPIVEGVSNKNTYGYNTFKNYQTQEKAPEDDVDFQEEIDNF, from the coding sequence atgtcAGCTATATTTAATGAAAGTGAATTATCCGGACTAGATGCCCATAGTGCCTTTGGTAATAATGAAACTTCGAGttttcaaaagaaaaaaaggcGAATCGATGAAAATTCGCAAATGAGTGTAAATGATTTAGTTGATGATGgggaagaagaagaagatgatgatgaagatgaagaagaaccATCATATGTTCAAGATCAGAATATGGCCAAAGTATTTgagaaatttttaaaaacattttctgaaaaaaaaagtgaagaagatgaagatgatggTGATAGTATTTGGAAAGATAGTTTAAATTTTGATTTTCCAAGTAATTTAGAAATAGCAAAAGATTCTcattatgtattattattattttctattctTCAAAATTCTTATTCAAGAAATAAGGTTTTGATTGTTGATATGAAACATGTGTTAATGTGGGAACCAACTGATAAAAATAGATTTGATATAGGTAgtcaattatatatgtatataaaacgacactttttaagaatattagatatttttgaaaaaaaagtacaGTTATTAGCAGAAAGTATTAATCCTATAAAAACTAAAGAAGTTGGAAAAATATGCTTAAGATTTTATAATAAGAAGAATCCTATACATTCTTTACGAAGTTTAAGATGTGAAATGCTTGGAGAAATGATTAGTGTCAGAGGACAAGTTACAAGAACTTCTGATGTAAGACCTGAATTAACATTAGCAGCTTTTAAATGTAATGAATGtggtaatattattaatgggGTTAAACAACAATTTAGATATACACAACCAAGTAAATGTCCTTCAGCTAGCTGTAGTAATATGTCTGATTGGTCTCTCGTTTTGGAACAATCATATTTTGTTGATTGGCAAAAAATCAGATTACAAGAAATTGCTCAAGAAAGTCCACCTGGTTCTATGCCAAGAAATATGGATGTAATATTAAGAAATGATATTGTAGATAGTGTACATGCAGGAGATCGTATTATAGTTACAGGATGTTTAATTGTTGTTCCAGATATTCCAACATTAATGAAACCAGGAGATGTACCTAGAAGTGTAGCCAGACAacttttaaagaaaaatgaaaactCTTTAGTATCGCAAGGTTTAACTGGTATAAAAGGTGTTGGTGTACAAGATTTAAACcataaattatgtatatatgcatgccaaatagaaaaattaaatagttctaagaaagataataattttgatgaACAAACGCAAGTAGATATAAATTGTGAAGAAATTCTTAATTGCGATGATTTGAAATGGTTAAGAGATATTGCAACTCATCCAAATACTATAGATATATTAGCAGAATGTATAGCACCTAAAATTTGGGGTAATcttgaaattaaaaaaggagCATTATTAATGATGACAGGTGGTGTACAAAAGATTACATCAAACTGTAAATTAAGAGGAGATATCAATATGTGTATTGTAGGAGATCCAGGTACAGCCAAAAGTGagatattaaaatatgttgAAAGTTTTGCTCCTAGAGCTATTTTCACATCAGGAAAAGGATCAACTGCTGCTGGTTTAACTGCAGCTGTACATAGAGATCCTGATCAAGGAGATACTGTTTTAGAAGCTGGAGCATTGATGTATGCTGATCAAGGTATTTGTTGTATTGATGAATTTGATAAGATGGACGAAAAAGATAGGGTAGCTATTCATGAAGCTATGGAACAACAAACCATTTCAATCACAAAAGCTGGTATACAAGCTACCTTAAATGCAAGAGCTTCTGTTCTTGCGGCTTGTAACCCTAAATATGGAAGATATGATACTCTAAAAACATTTGctcaaaatgtaaatattccAGCACCATTATTATCTCgttttgatttattttatactaTGCTTGATTGTATTGATATTGATAAAGATACTAGTATAGCTAACCATTTGGTGTCTATGCACTGTGGAGAAGAAGCAGAAAAACATTTAAGAGCAAATGCAGGAAGATTGGATTCTGTTAaattagaaatatatttagaatTAAGTAAAAGAGTGAAGCCATTATTAACTGATGAggcaaaatataaattaatacattattatgTTTCCTTTAGGAATATTGAATATTCTCCAGGGGCACAAAGATCTATGAGAATGACTGTGCGTCAGTTAGAATCACTTATTAGATTAAGTGAAGCTGTAgctaaattaaaattttctcATTTCGTAGATGTAAAGCATGTAGAAATTGCATGCTCTATTTTCAAAGCAtctatgaagaaaatatcaaacgaaaaagaaataaactTGGATGAAGAATTTGATAAGgttaataattctttaatgGGTAACAAGGTTAGTAAATTGGATCAGGAAAATGAAAACCCtgaacaaaacaaaaaaattacaacAATTAAAGCTAGCgaatatcaatatatatctGCTATTATCTTTGAAATTATTAAAGAATAcgaatttaataataataatgaaagtATTACACAAGATCAATTAATTGAAACATATCTTCAAGTATATGCAAAAGCGGAATCTAGTGAACAAGTTGATGAATggatttataaattaaaaaaaattattaacagATTAATAAATCAAGATATAAAACTCTTATCAGAAACTAATGAAGATGATCCTGAAAAGGTTATTATAAGAATCCATCCAAATTATGCAGGTCCGATAGTTGAGGGTgtttcaaataaaaatacatatggATATAacacatttaaaaattatcaaaCTCAAGAAAAGGCCCCAGAAGATGATGTAGACTTTCAAGAAGAAATTGacaatttttaa
- a CDS encoding histone-lysine N-methyltransferase, putative yields MFKIEYKEDRGKCVIAVNQIRAGYCLVESHPEIFIPLCVKYMAPRIIDQNIKKNNFKIINTCFYCLEKFNKCICCPNCKYVVYCSDMCLERAWKSHREECDIFRSNIFDRYCPSITMRLVINCYLNHFNFYDYCGSSTDISKEKYERLKYPAYIVAVALMSKRKKIFHNFDNNESILKNIIEKFVKISKNSLQIIDNELEPAGLAIYKKPVPFFNHSCLSNCVTVFRNQKLYIRTLMDVYPGEELTISYIDIAFDRNTRLSICMDQYFFTCSCKLCKINIASECHNIFNTEIVCTNSDNCKKFLGYMEIILISELERKQCYINKNSFKTYPVLRKSNIDNVWRCMLCKSEVGDNIIKGLVDKEKETFKETVYLETLFNEKYTYDNKSVLQSLNKIKSKIDYLTNYYHHAKYSLQKMRAKILYISIQLHEFKLAYNIANQYLKSIEISYGKYSPIYGYYIFLTGKLALFLDLKNEGLGLIHKAKKNIIKTYGPDSLIYKDLEKFLYTNKY; encoded by the coding sequence ATGTTTAAAATAGAATATAAAGAAGATAGAGGAAAATGCGTTATTGCAGTAAATCAAATACGAGCAGGATATTGCTTGGTAGAGTCGCATCCCGAGATATTTATTCCCTTATGTGTTAAATATATGGCTCCTAGAATTATTGATCAGAATATTAAGAAGAATAATTTTAAGATAATAAATACGTGTTTTTATTGTTTAGAAAAATTcaataaatgtatatgttGTCCTAATTGTAAATATGTTGTATATTGTAGTGACATGTGTTTAGAGCGAGCTTGGAAATCTCATAGAGAAGAATGTGATATATTTCGatctaatatatttgatagATATTGTCCATCTATAACAATGAGATTAGTTATTAATTGttatttaaatcattttaatttttatgacTATTGTGGTAGTAGTACAGATATaagtaaagaaaaatatgaaagatTAAAATATCCAGCATATATAGTGGCAGTAGCACTTATGAGTAAGAGGAAAAAGATATTTCAcaattttgataataatgaaagtatacttaaaaatattatagaaaaattTGTTAAGATATCTAAAAATAGTTTACAAATTATTGATAATGAATTAGAACCAGCTGGATTagcaatatataaaaaacctGTACCTTTTTTTAATCATTCTTGTTTAAGTAATTGTGTTACTGTTTTTCGAAAtcagaaattatatattagaaCATTAATGGATGTATATCCAGGTGAAGAATTAACAATTAGTTATATAGATATTGCTTTTGATCGAAATACAAGATTATCTATATGCATGgatcaatatttttttacatgtTCATGTAAATTatgtaaaattaatatagCATCAGAAtgtcataatatttttaataccgAAATTGTATGTACAAATTCGGATAATTGTAAAAAGTTTTTAGGatatatggaaataataCTTATATCAGAATTAGAACGTAAAcaatgttatataaataaaaatagtttTAAAACATATCCTGTTTTAAGAAAAAGTAATATTGATAATGTATGGAGATGTATGTTATGTAAATCAGAAGTtggtgataatattataaaaggtTTAGTAgacaaagaaaaagaaacGTTTAAAGAAACTGTGTACCTTGAAACattatttaatgaaaaatatacatatgataataaaagtgTTTTACAATCattaaacaaaattaaatcaaaaattgattatttaacaaattattatcatcatgcTAAATATTCTCTTCAAAAAATGAGAgctaaaattttatatatatctatacaATTACATGAATTTAAATTGGCTTATAATATAGCAAACCAATATTTAAAATCTATTGAAATTTCTTATGGAAAATATTCTCCAATATAtggttattatattttcctcACAGGGAAACTGGCTTTATTCCTTGATCTAAAAAATGAGGGATTAGGATTAATTCAcaaagcaaaaaaaaatattattaaaacgtATGGTCCAGATTCTTTGATATATAAGGATTTGGAAAAATTCTTATATACtaacaaatattaa
- a CDS encoding RAP protein, putative, with translation MTIIRNRTCLFLNYLNKKRTCILINNNYNNDGNLNLQKKFIRTSKLSLNVLKRIKSEKNINIKELNKYLRDDNKMNLDIFKKLIYKAKNNNEIEQETVENLLLILVLFNKYYPYFQDNFYSNLCLDINKNLLNSIKFKIHYLYTSKMLIHTMNILTNLNLVDNILLEGYMNKCFYFIKNDEYNLEDLIHYLSILNKISMIKKNMYCKKLQSFNWSLIKIICDKLTYNFDHLFMLSGKNNHTSFFIKKNINEQIKNLSNDINNKVNRTFHKINYNENKINEESNIIYNNNIYVNNLNTSIGNMQFYNIEQHTNNNNCNNNICNYNHNNNSLYSNTLTIGEKKLFILETLLSISRSLKDLNYVHLKLTNEIVNKVKNEFLNISDGDITPYIDNNSVNKIFYIMQCLLYLKLDYHMFYKSVLNIYMNYLPFSNNLIILFFLLGKNKLFPTKTIHIFDSVFSKNIKQNLYDTNSLIILLESYSIHKYRQNDLIGDILSYFMYSNIEHNMCDKKIDSQTHNISCNNENIVLNKKNIIYQNLEMDLYPQDDNTAIKKKSNSYDDKVNKVENKNDSSSFILSSSNDIIKNNEMDNFTINEDNKKKKLTNNDTTNTLHNNLYNNLLLQENLKNIDMKNNNYFSCINISDKVKIFYSLFKLDIYEEGITYHINNILNNESIHEINFKLLIKLLLGLCYFSFECVDIYNLIITNLIKYDIILDNVYLTQLKICELAIRTQHVPNVYNHLNKECIEYLNCIKNKEKTIEYHVKSDLQKNVKNILLTFNITTLEEVTIGPYNVDFLEEDETFFKIPKNYILHQNKHQIKDKHYTNDNNNQNSINFQKCVNQNDINNITNTFQNKKLIIEVNGEHHFYKNTKSYISLSKFKHKLLSDLGYVVINIPYFDWAILNTDFDKKAYVKKLISDHSDIQIRNIITLNQKNEHINKNEMDKISKTIQHSKEKTDLLTNIQNLRKKNKIKFLRKKIKHI, from the coding sequence atgacCATTATAAGAAATCGTacatgtttatttttaaattatttaaacaaaaaGCGTACATGTatacttataaataataattataataatgatgggAACTTAAACCTTCAAAAGAAATTTATTAGGACATCTAAATTAAGCTTAAATGTtttgaaaagaataaaatcagaaaaaaatataaatattaaagaattgaataaatatttaagagatgataataaaatgaacctggacatttttaaaaaattaatatataaagctaaaaataataatgaaattgAACAAGAAACTGttgaaaatttattattaatattagttttatttaataaatattatccatattttcAAGATAATTTCTATTCTAATTTATGCTTGGATATTAATAAGAATCTTTTAAAttctataaaatttaaaatacatTATCTATATACAAGTAAAATGTTAATTCATacaatgaatatattaacaaaCTTAAATTTAgttgataatattttattagaaggatatatgaataaatgtttttattttataaaaaatgatgaatataacTTAGAAgatttaattcattatttGTCCATtcttaataaaataagtatgattaaaaaaaatatgtattgcAAAAAATTACAATCATTTAATTGGTCTCTcatcaaaattatatgtGACAAATTGACATATAATTTTGACCATCTATTTATGTTATCTGGTAAAAATAATCATActtccttttttataaaaaaaaatattaatgagCAAATTAAAAACCTTtcaaatgatattaataataaagttAATAGAACATTTCATAagataaattataatgaaaacaaaataaatgaagaatctaatattatatataataataatatatatgttaataatcTCAACACAAGTATAGGTAATATgcaattttataatattgaacAACATacgaataataataattgtaataataatatatgcaaTTATaaccataataataattcctTATATTCTAACACATTAACAATTggtgaaaaaaaattattcattttagaAACATTATTAAGTATTTCAAGAAGCTTAAAAGATTTAAATTATGTCCATTTAAAATTAACAAATGAAATTGTAAATAAAGTGAAAAATGAATTTCTTAATATATCAGATGGAGATATAACTCcttatatagataataattcagtaaataaaatattttatattatgcaatgcttattatatttaaaactagattatcatatgttttataaaagtgttctcaatatatatatgaactaTTTGCCATTTTCAaacaatttaataattctttttttcctcctaggaaaaaataaattatttccaACTAAAACGATACATATATTTGATTCagttttttcaaaaaatataaaacaaaatctTTATGATACAAATAgtttaattattttgttaGAATCTTATtctattcataaatatagaCAAAATGATCTCATAGgtgatatattatcatattttatgtattcaAATATAGAGCATAATATGTGTGATAAAAAGATAGATAGCCAAACACACAATATATCATGTAACAATGAGAATattgttttaaataaaaaaaatataatatatcaaaatttaGAAATGGATTTATATCCTCAAGATGATAATACTgctataaaaaagaaaagcaaTTCTTATGATGATAAAGTAAACAAagtagaaaataaaaatgattcaTCTTCTTTCATTTTGTCTTCATcgaatgatataataaaaaataatgaaatggaTAATTTTACTATAAacgaagataataaaaaaaaaaaattaacaaataaTGATACGACTAATACtttacataataatttatataataatctaTTATTGCAAGAaaacttaaaaaatattgatatgaaaaataataattattttagctgtataaatatttctgATAAAGTAAAAATCTTTTATAGCTTATTCAaattagatatatatgaagaagGAATAACATAtcacataaataatattttaaataacgAAAGTATAcatgaaataaattttaaattattaataaaattgttATTAGGTTTATGCtatttttcatttgaatGTGTTGATATTtacaatttaataattacaaatttgataaaatatgatataattcTAGATAATGTTTATTTAACTCAACTGAAAATATGTGAACTAGCTATAAGAACACAACATGTGCCTAATGTATACAACCATTTAAACAAAGAATGTattgaatatttaaattgtataaaaaataaagaaaaaactaTAGAATATCATGTTAAATCagatttacaaaaaaatgtaaaaaatattttattaacttTTAATATAACAACATTAGAAGAAGTAACCATAGGCCCTTATAATGTTGATTTTTTAGAAGAGGAtgaaacattttttaaaataccaAAGAATTATATACTTCATCAAAATAAACATCAAATCAAGGATAAACAttatacaaatgataataataatcaaaattcgataaattttcaaaaatgtgtaaatcaaaatgatataaataatataacaaatacatttcaaaataaaaaattaataatcgAGGTAAATGGAgaacatcatttttataaaaatacaaaatcatatatatccttatcaaaatttaaacataaattattaaGTGATTTAGGATATGTTGTTATTAACATACCTTATTTTGATTGGGCTATTTTAAATACAGATTTTGATAAAAAAGcatatgttaaaaaattaatctCTGATCACAGTGATATACAAATAAGAAACATCATAACTCTCaatcaaaaaaatgaacacaTTAACAAAAATGAAATGGATAAAATTTCTAAAACTATTCAACACAGCAAAGAAAAAACAGATTTATTAACTAATATACAAAACTTacgaaaaaagaataaaattaaatttttaaggaaaaaaattaagcatatataa
- a CDS encoding serine/threonine protein phosphatase 5: MVIVTEKINNNVKIEDNNINTFEEDMDKNVHEDNEITYTINEEKVNKCNNIEKEHNQKEDKEEVMLNNHNVEEKEEDIKKSDEILMNDEKIKNDYNLEISEDSKNHNCDDPLDNNKTDNSDKEKKDICLELLKTCDALKNIGNKYFKENNYIISIRYYTEAIDLIKKSFEEYPNKFTDIDKQNNTNNLHDDIEVDDEDKEVFKEYYNKSSICKKSDFISIKDTDLHIYYTNRSFCHIKLENYGTAIEDIDEAIKINPYYAKAYYRKGCAYLLLSNLKSASECFQKVLKLTKDKNSELKLKQCKKLIFEQQFQKAIELEQKMPYYETLVLDSLKIENIEAPIYDRNNLNVDFLKKVADYISIPNNKLNKKCVCSIVLDIIKLLKELPTLVYLNLEEDETLTICGDVHGQYYDLLNIMKINGYPSEKNSYLFNGDFVDRGSFSVEVIIFLYLAKLTFPNNVHLTRGNHETDNMNKIYGFLGELQEKYDEKMHVLFSDSFKFLPLAYVLNKNIFICHGGIPSKTDTTLEDIEKIDRNKEPLDEGVMTDLLWSDPNEEKGFKPSKRGIGFSFGTDITENFLKINNLSLIIRSHEVRDEGYSLEQNGQLYTVFSAPNYCDIMKNKGAFLKFKGNSIKPECVTFTEVEHPNVPSLKYAHNLYQNI, translated from the coding sequence ATGGTAATTGTTActgagaaaataaataataacgtTAAAatagaagataataatataaatacatttgaGGAAGACATGGACAAGAATGTTCATGAGGATAATGAAATTACTTATACAATAAATGAAGAGAAAGTTAATAAATGTAACAACATAGAAAAAGAACATAACCAAAAAGAAGATAAGGAAGAGGTTATGTTAAACAACCATAATGTGgaggaaaaagaagaagatataaaaaaaagtgacGAAATATTGAtgaatgatgaaaaaataaaaaatgattataatttaGAAATTAGTGAAGATTCAAAAAATCATAATTGTGATGATCCTTTGGATAATAACAAAACAGACAATTCtgacaaagaaaaaaaggatatttgtcttgaattattaaaaacatGTGAtgctttaaaaaatattggaaataaatatttcaaggaaaataattatattatatctataaGATATTATACAGAAGCTAtagatttaataaaaaaatcatttGAAGAATATCCTAATAAATTTACCGATAtagataaacaaaataatacaaataatttacATGATGATATTGAAGTGGATGATGAAGATAAAGAAGtatttaaagaatattataataaaagttctatatgtaaaaaaagtGATTTTATTAGTATAAAAGATACagatttacatatatattatacgaATCGTTCATTTTGTCatataaaattagaaaattATGGAACAGCTATTGAAGATATTGATGAAGCTATTAAAATTAATCCATATTACGCTAAAGCATATTATAGAAAAGGGTGTGCTTATTTACTTTTATCCAATTTAAAAAGTGCATCTGAATGTTTTCAAAAAGTATTAAAACTTACGAAAGATAAAAATTcagaattaaaattaaaacaatGTAAAAAACTTATTTTTGAACAACAGTTTCAGAAAGCTATTGAATTAGAACAAAAAATGCCTTATTATGAAACATTAGTACTTGATTCTcttaaaatagaaaatatagaaGCTCCTATATATGatagaaataatttaaatgttGACTTTTTGAAAAAGGTAGCTGATTATATAAGTATACCAAATAACAAATTGAACAAAAAATGTGTATGTTCAATTGTATtagatataattaaattattaaaagaattacCTACTCtagtttatttaaatttagaaGAAGATGAAACTTTGACCATATGTGGTGATGTTCATGGACaatattatgatttattaaatataatgaaaattaatGGTTATCCTTCTGAAAAAAATTCTTACTTATTTAATGGTGATTTTGTAGATAGAGGAAGTTTTTCTGTTGaagttattatatttttatatctagCTAAACTAACCTTTCCTAATAATGTACATTTAACAAGAGGAAATCATGAAAcagataatatgaataaaatatatggattTTTAGGAGAATTacaagaaaaatatgatgaaaaaatgCATGTCTTATTTTCAGATTCCTTTAAATTTTTACCTTTAGCATATGttcttaataaaaatatatttatatgtcatGGTGGTATACCTAGTAAAACAGATACTACCTTAGAAGATATCGAAAAAATTGATAGAAATAAAGAACCTTTAGATGAAGGAGTTATGACTGATTTATTATGGTCTGATccaaatgaagaaaaaggtTTTAAACCATCTAAAAGAGGTATTGGATTTTCATTTGGTACAGATATTACTGAAAATTTcctaaaaattaataatctAAGTCTTATTATTAGATCGCATGAAGTAAGAGATGAAGGTTATTCACTTGAACAAAATGGACAATTATATACAGTCTTTAGTGCTCCTAATTATTGtgatattatgaaaaataaaggaGCTTTCTTAAAATTCAAAGGAAATTCAATCAAACCTGAATGTGTAACATTTACAGAAGTAGAACATCCAAATGTCCCTTCCCTTAAATATGCTCATAATTTGTATCaaaacatttaa